The Montipora foliosa isolate CH-2021 chromosome 1, ASM3666993v2, whole genome shotgun sequence DNA segment NNNNNNNNNNNNNNNNNNNNNNNNNNNNNNNNNNNNNNNNNNNNNNNNNNNNNNNNNNNNNNNNNNNNNNNNNNNNNNNNNNNNNNNNNNNNNNNNNNNNNNNNNNNNNNNNNNNNNNNNNNNNNNNNNNNNNNNNNNNNNNNNNNNNNNNNNNNNNNNNNNNNNNNNNNNNNNNNNNNNNNNNNNNNNNNNNNNNNNNNNNNNNNNNNNNNNNNNNNNNNNNNNNNNNNNNNNNNNNNNNNNNNNNNNNNNNNNNNNNNNNNNNNNNNNNNNNNNNNNNNNNNNNNNNNNNNNNNNNNNNNNNNNNNNNNNNNNNNNNNNNNNNNNNNNNNNNNNNNNNNNNNNNNNNNNNNNNNNNNNNNNNNNNNNNNNNNNNNNNNNNNNNNNNNNNNNNNNNNNNNNNNNNNNNNNNNNNNNNNNNNNNNNNNNNNNNNNNNNNNNNNNNNNNNNNNNNNNNNNNNNNNNNNNNNNNNNNNNNNNNNNNNNNNNNNNNNNNNNNNNNNNNNNNNNNNNNNNNNNNNNNNNNNNNNNNNNNNNNNNNNNNNNNNNNNNNNNNNNNNNNNNNNNNNNNNNNNNNNNNNNNNNNNNNNNNNNNNNNNNNNNNNNNNNNNNNNNNNNNNNNNNNNNNNNNNNNNNNNNNNNNNNNNNNNNNNNNNNNNNNNNNNNNNNNNNNNNNNNNNNNNNNNNNNNNNNNNNNNNNNNNNNNNNNNNNNNNNNNNNNNNNNNNNNNNNNNNNNNNNNNNNNNNNNNNNNNNNNNNNNNNNNNNNNNNNNNNNNNNNNNNNNNNNNNNNNNNNNNNNNNNNNNNNNNNNNNNNNNNNNNNNNNNNNNNNNNNNNNNNNNNNNNNNNNNNNNNNNNNNNNNNNNNNNNNNNNNNNNNNNNNNNNNNNNNNNNNNNNNNNNNNNNNNNNNNNNNNNNNNNNNNNNNNNNNNNNNNNNNNNNNNNNNNNNNNNNNNNNNNNNNNNNNNNNNNNNNNNNNNNNNNNNNNNNNNNNNNNNNNNNNNNNNNNNNNNNNNNNNNNNNNNNNNNNNNNNNNNNNNNNNNNNNNNNNNNNNNNNNNNNNNNNNNNNNNNNNNNNNNNNNNNNNNNNNNNNNNNNNNNNNNNNNNNNNNNNNNNNNNNNNNNNNNNNNNNNNNNNNNNNNNNNNNNNNNNNNNNNNNNNNNNNNNNNNNNNNNNNNNNNNNNNNNNNNNNNNNNNNNNNNNNNNNNNNNNNNNNNNNNNNNNNNNNNNNNNNNNNNNNNNNNNNNNNNNNNNNNNNNNNNNNNNNNNNNNNNNNNNNNNNNNNNNNNNNNNNNNNNNNNNNNNNNNNNNNNNNNNNNNNNNNNNNNNNNNNNNNNNNNNNNNNNNNNNNNNNNNNNNNNNNNNNNNNNNNNNNNNNNNNNNNNNNNNNNNNNNNNNNNNNNNNNNNNNNNNNNNNNNNNNNNNNNNNNNNNNNNNNNNNNNNNNNNNNNNNNNNNNNNNNNNNNNNNNNNNNNNNNNNNNNNNNNNNNNNNNNNNNNNNNNNNNNNNNNNNNNNNNNNNNNNNNNNNNNNNNNNNNNNNNNNNNNNNNNNNNNNNNNNNNNNNNNNNNNNNNNNNNNNNNNNNNNNNNNNNNNNNNNNNNNNNNNNNNNNNNNNNNNNNNNNNNNNNNNNNNNNNNNNNNNNNNNNNNNNNNNNNNNNNNNNNNNNNNNNNNNNNNNNNNNNNNNNNNNNNNNNNNNNNNNNNNNNNNNNNNNNNNNNNNNNNNNNNNNNNNNNNNNNNNNNNNNNNNNNNNNNNNNNNNNNNNNNNNNNNNNNNNNNNNNNNNNNNNNNNNNNNNNNNNNNNNNNNNNNNNNNNNNNNNNNNNNNNNNNNNNNNNNNNNNNNNNNNNNNNNNNNNNNNNNNNNNNNNNNNNNNNNNNNNNNNNNNNNNNNNNNNNNNNNNNNNNNNNNNNNNNNNNNNNNNNNNNNNNNNNNNNNNNNNNNNNNNNNNNNNNNNNNNNNNNNNNNNNNNNNNNNNNNNNNNNNNNNNNNNNNNNNNNNNNNNNNNNNNNNNNNNNNNNNNNNNNNNNNNNNNNNNNNNNNNNNNNNNNNNNNNNNNNNNNNNNNNNNNNNNNNNNNNNNNNNNNNNNNNNNNNNNNNNNNNNNNNNNNNNNNNNNNNNNNNNNNNNNNNNNNNNNNNNNNNNNNNNNNNNNNNNNNNNNNNNNNNNNNNNNNNNNNNNNNNNNNNNNNNNNNNNNNNNNNNNNNNNNNNNNNNNNNNNNNNNNNNNNNNNNNNNNNNNNNNNNNNNNNNNNNNNNNNNNNNNNNNNNNNNNNNNNNNNNNNNNNNNNNNNNNNNNNNNNNNNNNNNNNNNNNNNNNNNNNNNNNNNNNNNNNNNNNNNNNNNNNNNNNNNNNNNNNNNNNNNNNNNNNNNNNNNNNNNNNNNNNNNNNNNNNNNNNNNNNNNNNNNNNNNNNNNNNNNNNNNNNNNNNNNNNNNNNNNNNNNNNNNNNNNNNNNNNNNNNNNNNNNNNNNNNNNNNNNNNNNNNNNNNNNNNNNNNNNNNNNNNNNNNNNNNNNNNNNNNNNNNNNNNNNNNNNNNNNNNNNNNNNNNNNNNNNNNNNNNNNNNNNNNNNNNNNNNNNNNNNNNNNNNNNNNNNNNNNNNNNNNNNNNNNNNNNNNNNNNNNNNNNNNNNNNNNNNNNNNNNNNNNNNNNNNNNNNNNNNNNNNNNNNNNNNNNNNNNNNNNNNNNNNNNNNNNNNNNNNNNNNNNNNNNNNNNNNNNNNNNNNNNNNNNNNNNNNNNNNNNNNNNNNNNNNNNNNNNNNNNNNNNNNNNNNNNNNNNNNNNNNNNNNNNNNNNNNNNNNNNNNNNNNNNNNNNNNNNNNNNNNNNNNNNNNNNNNNNNNNNNNNNNNNNNNNNNNNNNNNNNNNNNNNNNNNNNNNNNNNNNNNNNNNNNNNNNNNNNNNNNNNNNNNNNNNNNNNNNNNNNNNNNNNNNNNNNNNNNNNNNNNNNNNNNNNNNNNNNNNNNNNNNNNNNNNNNNNNNNNNNNNNNNNNNNNNNNNNNNNNNNNNNNNNNNNNNNNNNNNNNNNNNNNNNNNNNNNNNNNNNNNNNNNNNNNNNNNNNNNNNNNNNNNNNNNNNNNNNNNNNNNNNNNNNNNNNNNNNNNNNNNNNNNNNNNNNNNNNNNNNNNNNNNNNNNNNNNNNNNNNNNNNNNNNNNNNNNNNNNNNNNNNNNNNNNNNNNNNNNNNNNNNNNNNNNNNNNNNNNNNNNNNNNNNNNNNNNNNNNNNNNNNNNNNNNNNNNNNNNNNNNNNNNNNNNNNNNNNNNNNNNNNNNNNNNNNNNNNNNNNNNNNNNNNNNNNNNNNNNNNNNNNNNNNNNNNNNNNNNNNNNNNNNNNNNNNNNNNNNNNNNNNNNNNNNNNNNNNNNNNNNNNNNNNNNNNNNNNNNNNNNNNNNNNNNNNNNNNNNNNNNNNNNNNNNNNNNNNNNNNNNNNNNNNNNNNNNNNNNNNNNNNNNNNNNNNNNNNNNNNNNNNNNNNNNNNNNNNNNNNNNNNNNNNNNNNNNNNNNNNNNNNNTTTTGGTAGCCTGATGGCGAGGAGAGAGCTTCAGCATAAGTCTGCTGCGCGTACTGTCCACTGTTTCAATCAATTGCTATGTCCTAAGAACTCTTTGCACTCCAAAATAGCTCGCCACGTAGGTCTTCGCTGTACGTCCCGTGGCAAAGCATTCACTTCATATCTCTGCACTACTGTCCATACTACCTTTCCGCAATTGCGTCGAATCCGTGAAACAGTATATAGCAGTGAAGGCAGAGAACTAGGGGGAGCGGAGAGACATGACTCCTTGTCCTAGAAACCAGAATACCACTAACTTCCCCTGAAAAAAATATGACGATTAAGTATTCCTCACGCCATTGACGTACTTACGAAAATTGCCCATCTCTGTTACAGACAAATATTTTTTAGCGATGAACTCCAAACTCTTAAATTAGGTCACAATATAATATTGAAATTCTGAACCCCATAGACCAACAGATTCCCACAGGATGCGTGATTCCAGAGTTTAACTGTAGGTTTCTTAACCATTAGTCAATTCGgataactcaatgttgtacccgattcaaatctctcggggatAACATtatttgtgtgttgaattttgcatgacaatgaagaattcacatttaaatgatatggaaatacttggaacaaaacgttttatttccccaaaaaaattgaattgggtacaacatagtacattgagttagccgaattgaaTTGGTCTATAAGATCTCAAAAGTACAAATTTAACACCAACCACTGTGTGAGATCGACTAAGAACAATCCCTCTTCTTCCTGTGCAACTTGTGAAAGCTCTAGAAACGAGAAACAAACTCCAAAGAAGACCATTTCATATCACATCATCGCAGATCACACTTGAAATTCCTTTTCGACGTCCACGCGTCTGTCGGTGCAGTCAAAGAAGGCTGTTTATATTATGTCAGCGTGAACTATTATCATCGATTTCCGCGTCGTGTAAAACAAGTTTTTCATCCAATCGGCTGAAGAGAGACGAAAACAATTTTCTGTAGAACCTTTAGTCATTATAGCGTCATGGAGTGGTTTATAAATACGTCAAGCCAACGAGCTATCTATTCGGAGGGAAGTTGGAAGACGTGAATAATAGGCTGTAACGCAGCTTTCCCTGGGACGTGTTAAACAAACAGCGCCTTTTTGTCGCGCGAAACTGACTTATATTTTGTAGCGCGGGAAATACAAATGCCTGCACCTctgatagaaaaaaaaaactttaaattaaGTTTACGGTCGTCCGCGATGACACACGAGAAGGCGAAGACTAAAAAATGACTTCTAACAATGcatcaatttttcttttgtgcGTAGTGTCAACCAGAGGTGTCAAAAAATTACACCCAGGCAGTTGCGTGACCACTCCATGTTCAGATACACCCGTGCTGTAGTATTCTCCGACGCTAAGGGTCCATTATGTATCCTTTGACCCTCATTACTGTACTGTGTATATGCTTCGGAACCCGAAGCCTGGCACGAACTAAAAAGAGAGTACTTGTTTTGGGAGGCGATGGGATGCTTGGTAGTGAAACAGTTGCTAGATTGAAGCTTCGTGGGCATGATATCACGATTCTGCATCGAGGAAACTGGTACTGGGACTCATCGACTCGAATAAAACCCTGGGTGGACTTTGTTAGGTGTGATCGGGACAGGTTTAACGAATGTGCTGATGAACTGGCCGATAATGCGAAGGTAAAAGGTGTATTTGATGCAGTGATTGACTTCAGTGGCTACAGAGCAAGCCAAGTCAAGGTAAACAGACCCTCTTTGTTTCTTCCTTCATTCGTGTACCAATTCACTTTAGTCTGGATATGAGCAAGAAAGTGTTTCAGATCGGAATCTCAACTCCAGGTGTATTGATTTGATGTTTCGTAGTTATTTTGGGGCAAAATAGGGAAAATGTGTATGTAGTGCGTTTACCGCATTTTCCACGCAATTGATACCTCAGACGCTAAAAATGCCTTTCGTGACGTTTCCGGTTTAGGAGAACAAAGTAATGTGTTTTTAAAGTTACTTGTCACAGAAGTAAATCAATAATTAAACGAAGTAACCCAGCTTTCGAGTAACTACTATTCTGGAACATTCCCAAATGGTAAACTAGATGAACGGAAATCTGCTATgagttttttccttttaagCCGGCCTTCGAAACACCCACAGCGCAGTTCGCGCGGGCCGGACGAAAGCTTGTCTATAAATTGAACAAGACGCTAATCGGAACATTACGGAGGCCCTCCCAGGGgctttggggaacaaggaaacgtGGTTAATTGAACTAGGAACAGGATAACAATGTCAAAATAATttaagggaacaagggaacaaaaacaatttaggaATCAAAAAGTTGGGATCAAGTTTGAAAGAAATCATGAtctggggaacaagggaacacaagcaattATTTGGAGGGAACAACGAGACTGTTTGTCTGCTCAACCCAAATAAAGTTTCACATTTAAGGGGTTAGCATTCCTTGCCAACGACGAGCAGTTTCGCCGCAGCGCCGGTTACAACCCCCGTATCAGCTGGGACCAGGTTGACCTAGAACTCTTTACCGTCACATTCTCTGGCCTTGCTAAGCCATACTGTCTTGTCTGCTCCAGCCCCTACCACAGCCAAGCCGGGTGCTCCAACGCGGACCGGGAACACAAGGCCCCAGCCTAGAAATCCGGTCAACCGGTTTTCCGACTGCTCCACCAGCGCCTGTCTGTTGTTCCCACACGTTGCCGCCGCTGCCGGTTCGCTTCCGATTCCATTCTCAACCAAACAGCACCTTAAGCAGCACCACGAAGATCAGCCAGCGTCACCACAACTCCTCCAGTGCTAGCGACAGGAGCAAGCGATAAAGTGAAGCTTCTCGCTGAGAACTCTTCCCCCACCGTAAATACCCCTATGAATAGGCTTTTATAGATTGTCCTAGTGAAAGTAGCGTATTATGCTACTAGCAGTGcccattttttgcccaaattatGCTAATTCTTCCGAATTATGCcacttatttttaaaattattctttttgcAAAATAAGCGAAGCAAGTCCTAAAACCGTATCACGACCTTGTAGCAATCCTTTTTGGTGTCACAAGCTCCTCTTGCATTGTATTTTGCTGCCTTTGTCTTAAATTAAGACAACGGTACCTAGCTATAATTGCTGGTTCTGGTATGGTCTCTAACTGCAAGTTATCGGGGCGGCGTGGCTGACGTCATTTGGCAAACATGCAAATGAGAGGTACTGTGACCAACCGCATCTGGCAACTTCCGGTCCCGTCATCTCGTGCCAGACTGCTAGCTTCCTTGGGAGGCTCTCTCTCCGTTACCAAACCGCGAATGCGGCTcaaacattgaacaaaaatggtcTCAGGATTATTAATATAACGATCATGCTAGCAGTGCTACTATTTAAAATTAGCGAAAATTATGCTACTTTCttcaaattatgccaaaaattatgctagcacaatctataaaagcATACCTATTAACGTAGATATTTTAGAAAACGAACTTTCGAGTCATCCTGATCGCACTTTCGTAGTTACGCTACTTAATTCTCTTCGTTTTGGTGCACATATCGGCTACACAGGCCCTCATAAGCCCAGGGTTTACCGTAATCTTAAATCCGCCACGCAACATCCCGACGTCGTCAATTCAAATCTCGTCAAGGAAATAAATCTGGGTCGGATAGCGGGTCCCTTTAGTTCCCCTCCCGTGGGCGTGGTACCTACGATACACTCCTCTGAATGGCGTACCATTTTTCACTTGTCTTACCAAGAAATCCTCAAGAATCCCTATACCTTCCAGTATGTACAGATGGACGATGCTATTCGTATTCTTGAGCAGGTATAAGCTTCGAATGGCGTGAACTTTTCCCAAAAGTCGAAGCCTGCTCTATCTGGTCTCCACGTCTCACCGGCAAACGCATACAATTCTGGTGCAACAACGAATCGGTGATGGCCATCACCAATTCAGGCTATTCAAAGGCTCCACGTATTAAGGACATTGTTAGGTTCCTGGTACTCATATCTATGAAGCACAATTTCTTTACTCGTGCGCGTCACGTACCTGGTGTAGTTAATGAAATCACTTACGCCCTCGCTCCCGCTTTTGAGGATACACGTTTCCGGGCAGTggccctcccccctccccccctccccccaggcCGAAAAAAACCCTTGCACCATCTCGTCTTCGCTCATGACCCTCTAAGGGATGCAGTCCAAACATACGCGATGTGGGGCCCATTCCAGCGTGGACAACAAACCGTACGTACAGCTCTGGTAAAAAAACTTGGCTCTCTACAATTTTGTCTTATGAACAGACTGATGTCCAATGCAGGGGATATCCTCGCCGCTTCGGAGGGAATGCTCATCTACTTTGCCTCGTACCTCGCAAGGACAGTTTAGCATAGTACCATCAAGTTGTCTCTTTCTGTATCCCTTTCTAAGTTGTCCCTTTCTGATCCGGTGATCTCCCCTTCACCGGTGTTCGCAGTTACCGCCATGCGCAATTCGTTTCTGGCCGACCGCTCACGCAGGCCGCTTTCCTTCTTTCAGTCGGGTCGTTTACTTACGAGGGCAATCGTCATTAACCTACTTAAGGACGCAGCTGGTCAAGTCGGCCGACCTGCCCTACAGGTCTCTCAAAGGGCTCAGTTTTCGCAACGGTGCGGCTTCTACCACGGCTGCCGCGAGCCTGCCAGATTGGCTAATTAAAGTTTTAGGCCGTTGGTCATCGGATTGCTACCATCTGTTTATCCGAATACCTAGCAATTTTTACTGCCCCGAGCACGGTCAGCCTTCCCTGTTAAAAGTCTACGTTTCGCAAGTTTCGCTTTTGGTAACTTTCGCTTGGGGGGATACATGCTCTGCACGTAGCAGTAGCGGTTAAGTCTCGCAGCGACTTCCCCAAGCTttgttcaggggcacccaacgaatctgttcctcacattatctgttccccagaggaatcttgctggctggcaaaaatacaggtgtttcgatgagctggctgggaaattttgttattgatagaggttttgcctgggaattactgactttttctagcatttcaacccgagctggctgtagaaactctgaagactgaggacgactaaaaaaaaaaaaaaaaagaacccctttcctctcccagagagtagtcacaaacatacgacggctggtcagagtgattgcgcttgcggaaaaaaaacctgttttgtcccggttttgtcgcttttgttcggtcgcttcggatcgagggatttgaaagcgcgcggaattcctggcctggaaataaatttgatcagctggctgggaaaccgaccaattttatctagctggctgggaaatttcttgtgtgtcttgctgggaaaaaggaacagataatgttttcccagcaacactaaaaaacacttgaaaatgccttaacaacatttattttcattaactggggtataataatacattttacaacaaattggtcgttgggtgcccctgtttgttttcaatttgtgTCAATGTTACATCATGTATGCTCTTTATATGCCTCTattcttgtccgatccagcacgtgccgGCGGAGTCGGGTATGAGTGCTGGGAGAGAAGTAGGTTAGAGTTAGTTTTACTACCTACGCTCTTTCTATTTTAGCGTGATGCTGGTTGGAGGTTAAGCTCGTAGTGCCGTGGAGAGCTGCACTTTTAGATTGCCAAAAATGGCTTTTACCCTCCCACAACTTGTCCGATCCCGGCAGTGTGGTCTGCACGAGCACTGGAGAAATAGGTTTAGGCTTTTGTCACGTTAGGAAGTCGTCTGACACGCCGGACGCGGAGCGGTGTTCCCCCTTTACGCCAAATGtgtgtcttttgttttttgacgTCTCAGTGATAATTGCAGTCGTCATAATCTAAGTAGAATCGGGAACTGTGATATCAACCACCATTTCATTTGGCAGGAAGTTAATCGGGTAAACCAGTCTTGTCTTGACATTTTTTGATAAAGCTAAATACGGTTGTCCTAAAGAACTTCAACATATACAAAAAAGCTCTTTAGAAAATTTGATAATCCTAGCCCTACCCCAGTTTGAAAACGGATATCGGCTAATATCTTTTAATTAACTTCGTCTCTAGCTTCTCCTCTCTGAGTAACCTGTGACCAGACTAAAACAAAGCGATCCCAGCAAAGAGCTGAACTGTGGAGGGGCCGCTGGGCCCATCCACCCCTCCCTTCCTGTCCGTATTTATAGCTAGGCGCCTTGCtagttgttttttgtttctcccCGTTCCCCCACTACGCGAATGCCACATGTACTAATTTCGAACGCTTTGACGTATGTACGTTTTCATTAATGTTGTCAGGACTTCCTGAAAAAGATGCGAAGCAAGATTCGACGGTACATTTACATCAGCACAGACTCAGTATACGAGGTCTGTAAGGAACCTTCCCACGAGGGACCCATACTTGAAGCGGATGCAGTTCGTCCAGAAGATCCAAAAGAAAGAGAGGAGTATGCCACAAGGGACCTCTACGGCAATAATAAACTAGAATGTAGGTCGCAGATAAATCTCGTTTCATTTTTCTGATCTTATGTGGTCTGTTCTTCTAACCACAAGAAATGGGAATTTGGAATTTTTAATTGGCGAATTTTTAATTGGCGGGTTAATCAATATTGTTACAGCAGTGTCATTATTCAGTCTTAACTGAAAGTTTTTGGAAAATTCGCTGTTATGTTAAACATGCGCGATGGTTCAACGCTTTGCAACACTAAGATTTGCCGATCAACTAATGCCGACCATGTGAGTGTCCATCtacttgataataataataataataataataataataataataataataataataataataataataatattattattattattattattattattattaaccaacgtcaattttttttttaatttcaatgcGAACAATATTAGCaagttcaaagttatttttaactTCCTGTACAGAGTAGCGTCGGACATACGTAAAGTTTACTAAATTTGTATACTGGTACAAAATTAACTATTCCTTTGATTAATCTAAtaagtttttttctgttttgttttcaattttctttgaaggtGAAGAAGCCATCAAGAGAGAACATGAACTATGGAATATACCTTACATAATTCTGCGACTTCCAGACGTCATCGGATTGCGCGACAACACCAATCGTTTCTGGAGCTATATAATGTGGCTTCGTTTTCACGACATAGTAGATTGGCCGATCGATCTTCCTCCGAGTCTTCACGACAAGCCGCTCAGCTTCGTCTTCGCTGAAGATGTGGCCAATCTCTTGATAGTTCTACCTGAATACGATGACGACAGCCTCTTCAACTTTGCGTACAACCTCGCGTTTCGTGAGACCGCCACGCTAGAACAACTGCTCCAAACCATGGCCAAACATCTTGGAATATCGGAAATTAAATTCGACAAGTCAAAGGAAGATGGAGTCCGTTATTACCCTTCTGTAAAGCGTGGTCCAGTAGACACTTCGATAGCGTTACACTACTTGAGATGGAATCCGCACCCACTTGACATCGGAATCAGGAAGACAGTACAATTTTACGAGTACGCAATGCGCTCTCCTGATTTTAAAGCCCAACGAAAAGCGATCCTCGACAAATTCAAGCCTCCAAGACACGCTTTCGGTGCCTTCAAGCAACGATTAAAGGAAATTTATGGCATTGATTATGATAGGGAAATTGTCAGGGATGAGTTATAACAAA contains these protein-coding regions:
- the LOC137991800 gene encoding uncharacterized protein, which produces MYPLTLITVLCICFGTRSLARTKKRVLVLGGDGMLGSETVARLKLRGHDITILHRGNWYWDSSTRIKPWVDFVRCDRDRFNECADELADNAKVKGVFDAVIDFSGYRASQVKDFLKKMRSKIRRYIYISTDSVYEVCKEPSHEGPILEADAVRPEDPKEREEYATRDLYGNNKLECEEAIKREHELWNIPYIILRLPDVIGLRDNTNRFWSYIMWLRFHDIVDWPIDLPPSLHDKPLSFVFAEDVANLLIVLPEYDDDSLFNFAYNLAFRETATLEQLLQTMAKHLGISEIKFDKSKEDGVRYYPSVKRGPVDTSIALHYLRWNPHPLDIGIRKTVQFYEYAMRSPDFKAQRKAILDKFKPPRHAFGAFKQRLKEIYGIDYDREIVRDEL